One stretch of Castor canadensis chromosome 12, mCasCan1.hap1v2, whole genome shotgun sequence DNA includes these proteins:
- the Rnaseh1 gene encoding ribonuclease H1 isoform X1, whose protein sequence is MRSLVLLGRRVALAAGRCGHGCCEFAMFYAVRRGRRTGVFLTWNECRAQVDRFPAARFKKFATEDEAWAFVRSSGSSDGSEGQKNTCVPESQVKASKRFREPLDEGEDENKEPCAKQTRQHTELTPPANKDTFSYMGDYVVVYTDGCCSSNGRRRARAGIGVYWGPGHPLNVGIRLPGRQTNQRAEIHAACKAIEQAKTQNISKLVLYTDSMFTINGITNWVQGWKKNGWRTSTGKEVINKEDFVELEKLTQGMDIQWMHIPGHSGFVGNEEADRLAREGAKQSED, encoded by the exons ATGCGCTCGCTCGTCCTCTTGGGCCGTAGAGTCGCTCTGGCAGCCGGGCGCTGCGGCCACGGCTGTTGCGAGTTCGCGATGTTCTACGCGGTGAGGAGGGGCCGCAGGACCGGGGTCTTCCTGACCTG GAATGAATGCAGAGCACAGGTGGATCGGTTTCCTGCTGCCAGATTTAAGAAATTTGCCACAGAAGATGAGGCCTGGGCCTTTGTCAGGAGCTCTGGGAGCTCAGATGGTTCAGAAG GGCAGAAAAATACGTGTGTACCAGAATCACAGGTGAAAGCCAGCAAGAGATTCCGGGAACCTTTGGATGAAGgtgaagatgaaaataaagagcCATGTGCAAAGCAGACAAGACAGCACACAGAATTAACTCCTCCAGCTAACAAGGACACTTTTTCTTATATGG GAGACTATGTGGTCGTCTACACTGATGGCTGCTGTTCCAGTAACGGGCGCAGGAGAGCACGTGCAGGAATTGGTGTCTACTGGGGGCCTGGCCACCCTTT AAATGTAGGCATTAGACTTCCTGGGCGACAGACAAACCAAAGAGCAGAAATCCAT GCAGCCTGCAAAGCCATTGAACAAGCAAAGACTCAGAACATCAGTAAATTGGTTCTGTATACAGACAGCATGTTTACCATAAATG gCATAACTAACTGGGTTCAAGGCTGGAAGAAGAATGGGTGGAGAACAAGTACAGGAAAAGAGGTGATCAACAAGGAGGACTTCGTGGAGCTAGAGAAGCTCACCCAGGGCATGGACATCCAGTGG atgCACATTCCTGGTCATTCAGGATTTGTGGGCAATGAAGAAGCTGACAGATTGGCAAGAGAAGGAGCAAAGCAATCTGAAGACTGA
- the Rnaseh1 gene encoding ribonuclease H1 isoform X2 has product MRSLVLLGRRVALAAGRCGHGCCEFAMFYAVRRGRRTGVFLTWNECRAQVDRFPAARFKKFATEDEAWAFVRSSGSSDGSEGQKNTCVPESQVKASKRFREPLDEGDYVVVYTDGCCSSNGRRRARAGIGVYWGPGHPLNVGIRLPGRQTNQRAEIHAACKAIEQAKTQNISKLVLYTDSMFTINGITNWVQGWKKNGWRTSTGKEVINKEDFVELEKLTQGMDIQWMHIPGHSGFVGNEEADRLAREGAKQSED; this is encoded by the exons ATGCGCTCGCTCGTCCTCTTGGGCCGTAGAGTCGCTCTGGCAGCCGGGCGCTGCGGCCACGGCTGTTGCGAGTTCGCGATGTTCTACGCGGTGAGGAGGGGCCGCAGGACCGGGGTCTTCCTGACCTG GAATGAATGCAGAGCACAGGTGGATCGGTTTCCTGCTGCCAGATTTAAGAAATTTGCCACAGAAGATGAGGCCTGGGCCTTTGTCAGGAGCTCTGGGAGCTCAGATGGTTCAGAAG GGCAGAAAAATACGTGTGTACCAGAATCACAGGTGAAAGCCAGCAAGAGATTCCGGGAACCTTTGGATGAAG GAGACTATGTGGTCGTCTACACTGATGGCTGCTGTTCCAGTAACGGGCGCAGGAGAGCACGTGCAGGAATTGGTGTCTACTGGGGGCCTGGCCACCCTTT AAATGTAGGCATTAGACTTCCTGGGCGACAGACAAACCAAAGAGCAGAAATCCAT GCAGCCTGCAAAGCCATTGAACAAGCAAAGACTCAGAACATCAGTAAATTGGTTCTGTATACAGACAGCATGTTTACCATAAATG gCATAACTAACTGGGTTCAAGGCTGGAAGAAGAATGGGTGGAGAACAAGTACAGGAAAAGAGGTGATCAACAAGGAGGACTTCGTGGAGCTAGAGAAGCTCACCCAGGGCATGGACATCCAGTGG atgCACATTCCTGGTCATTCAGGATTTGTGGGCAATGAAGAAGCTGACAGATTGGCAAGAGAAGGAGCAAAGCAATCTGAAGACTGA